Genomic window (Ureibacillus composti):
AATGAAAAGCTTTTACAAAAAGTAGGAAAAGATGAAGAAGTAGTTGTTTATTGTGGTTCAGGAGTAACAGCGTCACCATTATATGCAGTATTAGCTGATGAAGGATATGAAAATATTCGACTTTATATCGGAAGTTTTAGTGATTGGATTACAGAATTCGATATTGAAGCTGGTGAAAACGAATAAAAATACTAAGCCTCCAAGTTTAACTTGGGGGTATTTTTATATTCAAATCTTTCCATAAATGTGTAACCTTTTCAAATATGGGTCGACTAATTGTACGAAGCAATTGAAAAGGAGAGAAACAAATGAAAAAAGCGTATTCAGCAATATTAGCTACAACATTGATTTGTGGCAGTGTGTTTACAGCGACAGGCGCACAGGCTTCAACAGTAAATACTCAGACGGTACAAACAGAAAAAGAGACTGAAACCAACTTTTTACAATTTACAGGAACCGTTTCTAAAATTATTAAGAATGACAATGGGACTTTTTTAGCAGAATTTAGTAAAGAAAATGAAACGCATCGCTTTACATTTGATGAAAAAACAATCATGCTTGACAACAGTGGGAAAGAGGTTGAATTAAAAGAAGGTATGAAATTTACTGCCTACGTAGATTCAAATAAACCTATGATTTTAATTTATCCACCACAATATGCACCAGAAGTGGTCATTGTCCAAACGGAAGAATCTGGTACTGCTAAAGTAGATAAATTCGACAAAGATTTTCTTAACCAAAAAAAGGATTTAATCATAAAAGTAAATGATGAAACAATTATTTCTAACTTATCAGGTAAGAAATTAATGGCTAAAGATGTGGTGGATAAAGAGGTTGTCATTTTCTATGATGTAGTGTTAGAAAGCTATCCAGCTCAAACTTCACCAAGTAAAATAATAGTTTTGGAATCGGAACTTTCAGATCTCGATCAAGCTATTAAAATCGCAAACGAAGACTACTATGTAAAAAATGAAGTGAAAATGATTCCTCTTCGTCTAGTTGCCCAGAAGCTCGGATTTAAAGTTGAGTCAACAGGGAAGGGTGCCATTATTTCTAAAGGAGCGGTTTCCTTCACCGTTACTCGAGGATCTTTAGACTATGGCTACAATAAATCAATCCGAAAATTCGAAAATGCGCCTGCATTGTTAGAACCGAATAAAACATACGTGTCTGAAGAATTGTTACCATTACTTATTGAGCATTACTAATTTACTGGGCTACCAACCTTTAGTAAGCTTCCAGAATGTGAATTTGGCATTTTGGAAGCTTTTTTTACTAAATTAAATTGCAGTAGGGATAAGTTTTATTCACAAAGACAGACAAAAATACACTGGGGTGCTTA
Coding sequences:
- a CDS encoding stalk domain-containing protein: MKKAYSAILATTLICGSVFTATGAQASTVNTQTVQTEKETETNFLQFTGTVSKIIKNDNGTFLAEFSKENETHRFTFDEKTIMLDNSGKEVELKEGMKFTAYVDSNKPMILIYPPQYAPEVVIVQTEESGTAKVDKFDKDFLNQKKDLIIKVNDETIISNLSGKKLMAKDVVDKEVVIFYDVVLESYPAQTSPSKIIVLESELSDLDQAIKIANEDYYVKNEVKMIPLRLVAQKLGFKVESTGKGAIISKGAVSFTVTRGSLDYGYNKSIRKFENAPALLEPNKTYVSEELLPLLIEHY